A window of the Bombus huntii isolate Logan2020A chromosome 8, iyBomHunt1.1, whole genome shotgun sequence genome harbors these coding sequences:
- the LOC126868928 gene encoding leucine-rich repeat-containing protein 4C-like isoform X2, which produces MPAFCGINTESRTEVTGMKGFLRLCRERAVSDTTTYHGVKRSSRLSDIHSQTPRCRVTVSATLLHLLVLAVTFALGTAAICPNGCICDDDNLVVSCIGANLDVIPIALNPSIQRIVLKENRIKIVDAAAFQFYGDLKNVDLSSNHLFTIPNGSFDAQKQLVELHLRHNKISALTEKTFQGLKSLTVLNLRDNYLESLKNGLFASLSKLEELDLGKNRISKVEPGAFQKLGTLRVLHLDDNQLRTIPSPALAPLNALAELHIGWNAFSSLPDDAFKGLEQLTVLDITGAGLDNISDGAFRGLNALRTLELDGNKLREVPTKQLAVLPRLEELTLGQNFFTTLRSGAFQGLSKLKKLDISAAKLLITVERGAFSDNANLETLVLNSNKRLTTMEDGSLAGLPNLRHLMLRDNAFAGFSESLVAWNELRRLDLSENPLVCDCSLLWLAEVLVPRNSSPVLCAEPPESKGKPIKGMTPDELGCAFSDPRKQALLATLSVAGLALLTGLALILYYRCRRHVRDALKDYKWKNRGISRKEHEYQKTFSEDEYMVRSASTHHHHHHHQPQSQQIPSHHHHHHLQQQQLQQQQQQQQQQQHSQIAAGIKPIPVTEL; this is translated from the coding sequence ACGCCACGCTGCCGTGTGACCGTATCGGCTACGCTGTTGCACCTGCTCGTCCTGGCTGTCACGTTCGCGCTCGGAACGGCTGCGATCTGTCCAAACGGCTGCATCTGCGACGACGACAACCTCGTGGTATCCTGTATAGGCGCGAATTTGGACGTCATACCGATCGCCCTGAACCCGAGTATCCAGCGGATAGTGTTGAAGGAAAATCGGATAAAGATAGTGGACGCGGCGGCGTTTCAATTCTACGGGGACCTGAAAAACGTCGATCTATCGAGCAATCACCTGTTTACCATTCCCAACGGGAGTTTCGACGCGCAAAAGCAACTGGTGGAGCTTCATCTCAGACACAACAAGATCTCAGCGTTGACCGAGAAGACGTTTCAAGGTTTGAAATCTCTGACGGTACTGAATCTACGGGACAACTACTTGGAAAGTCTGAAGAACGGTCTGTTTGCCTCGTTATCAAAGTTGGAGGAACTAGACTTGGGAAAGAATCGCATATCGAAGGTAGAGCCAGGAGCTTTTCAAAAATTGGGTACACTGAGAGTGTTGCATCTGGACGATAATCAGTTGAGAACCATCCCGTCGCCAGCTCTCGCGCCGTTGAACGCCTTGGCTGAGTTGCATATAGGTTGGAACGCCTTCTCGTCGCTTCCGGATGACGCGTTCAAGGGATTGGAACAGTTGACCGTGCTGGATATTACCGGTGCTGGTTTAGATAACATCAGCGACGGTGCTTTTCGAGGCTTAAACGCTTTGCGTACGTTGGAACTGGATGGAAACAAGTTACGAGAAGTACCGACGAAACAGTTGGCGGTTCTGCCTCGCCTCGAAGAACTCACCTTGGGTCAAAACTTCTTCACGACTCTGAGATCCGGTGCCTTTCAAGGCCTATCCAAGTTGAAGAAGCTGGATATATCCGCGGCGAAATTGTTAATCACCGTCGAACGGGGTGCATTCTCGGACAACGCCAATTTAGAGACCCTGGTGTTGAACAGCAACAAACGGTTGACTACAATGGAGGACGGTTCTCTGGCCGGTTTACCCAACTTGAGGCATTTAATGCTACGTGACAACGCGTTCGCCGGCTTCTCAGAGTCTTTGGTAGCCTGGAACGAACTGCGTCGACTGGATTTAAGCGAGAATCCCTTGGTCTGCGATTGTAGCTTGCTCTGGCTAGCCGAGGTTCTCGTCCCGAGAAACTCTAGTCCGGTATTATGCGCGGAACCTCCTGAATCAAAAGGGAAACCCATCAAGGGTATGACACCTGACGAACTAGGCTGCGCCTTCTCCGATCCCCGGAAACAAGCATTGTTAGCGACTTTAAGCGTCGCTGGCCTTGCCTTGCTCACCGGCTTGGCTCTGATCCTCTACTACAGATGTCGTAGACACGTCAGGGACGCCTTGAAGGACTACAAATGGAAGAATCGCGGCATTTCCCGCAAGGAACACGAGTATCAAAAAACTTTCTCCGAGGACGAGTACATGGTCAGATCCGCGTCCACTCACCATCACCACCATCATCATCAACCTCAGTCGCAACAGATCCCTTCTCATCATCACCATCACCATCTTCAACAGCAGCAGCtgcaacaacagcaacaacaacaacaacagcaacagcattCGCAGATAGCGGCGGGTATTAAACCTATACCTGTAACGGAACTGTAG
- the LOC126868948 gene encoding mitochondrial fission 1 protein produces MEDVLEEVVSSDDLKKFERIYNEQLRSSVITQKAQFEYAWCLVRSKYPADIRKGIMLLEDLYCNHNDSEKRDCLYYLAIGNARIKEYTKALAYVRSFLQVEPGNQQVQHLETLIKKKMEKEGLYGMAIAGGVIIGIASILGLSFAMVKRN; encoded by the exons ATGGAGGACGTTCTTGAAGAGGTTGTTTCTTCTGATGATTTAAAG AAATTTGAACGTATATATAACGAACAATTACGTTCATCTGTTATAACACAGAAAGCACAATTTGAATATGCTTGGTGTCTTGTTAGAAGCAAATATCCTGCAGACATCAGAAAGGGAATAATGTTATTGGAAGATTTATATTGCAATCATAACGATAGTGAGAAACGAGATTGTCTCTATTATTTAGCTATTGGAAATGCTAGAATAAAG gAATATACGAAAGCTTTAGCATATGTCAGATCGTTTCTTCAAGTTGAACCTGGAAATCAACAAGTACAACATCTGGAAACATTGATcaagaaaaaaatggaaaaag aagGTCTATACGGTATGGCCATTGCAGGAGGGGTTATTATCGGTATTGCAAGTATTCTCGGCCTCAGCTTTGCTATGGTCAaaagaaactaa
- the LOC126868944 gene encoding uncharacterized protein LOC126868944 — MRRPGTLPNSGTSGHRAAAAIEDGSTPLSVAGDNCSSTGARLHYSNHSLRRTPQPPHLPPRDTDSSSERTQNDSRLQNGIPGHHRAPPPLPSRHQSSCSQSSYPTLPMNGHATHQFHHFPREKDRSSARERSRDRDVGLQSVPHRSDKHRDLQMEMEIRDGLDMGEIGTYRA; from the coding sequence ATGCGCCGTCCGGGAACGCTGCCCAATTCCGGCACGTCCGGACATCGTGCTGCCGCCGCTATAGAGGACGGCTCCACGCCATTGAGCGTCGCCGGCGATAATTGCTCGTCGACCGGCGCCAGGTTACATTACTCCAATCACTCTTTACGCCGCACGCCGCAACCGCCCCATCTGCCACCTCGCGACACCGACAGCTCCTCGGAAAGAACGCAGAACGACTCGAGGCTTCAAAACGGTATACCCGGACACCATCGTGCGCCTCCGCCCCTTCCTTCCAGACACCAATCGTCCTGCAGCCAATCTTCCTACCCTACCCTGCCTATGAACGGCCACGCGACTCATCAGTTCCATCATTTCCCACGCGAGAAAGACAGATCGTCGGCTCGCGAGAGGAGTCGCGATCGGGACGTAGGCCTGCAATCCGTCCCTCATCGGTCCGACAAGCACCGAGATCTTCAGATGGAGATGGAGATACGCGACGGGCTGGACATGGGCGAAATAGGAACTTATCGAGCGTAA
- the LOC126868947 gene encoding endocuticle structural glycoprotein SgAbd-1-like isoform X2 produces MRDFARFVYSVRSVALVAVVLCTTAILALPQRPSGGADKDAVITSQQLEVNFDGTYVNNFETSNGISHQESGQPKQVDNETPVVSQGSDSYTAPDGQQVSITYVADENGFQVQGSHIPTAPPIPPEIQRALEWNAAHPEEDDGGQPRPPGRG; encoded by the exons ATGCGAGATTTCGCGCGATTTGTATATTCCGTTCGTAGCGTG GCGTTAGTGGCGGTCGTACTTTGTACGACGGCGATATTAGCTCTTCCTCAACGACCTAGCGGAGGCGCTGACAAAGATGCGGTAATTACATCTCAGCAGCTCGAAGTCAACTTTGACGGCACTTACGTCAATAA CTTCGAGACAAGCAACGGAATCAGTCACCAAGAATCAGGACAACCTAAACAAGTAGACAACGAGACACCAGTTGTTTCGCAAGGCTCTGATTCTTACACGGCGCCGGATGGTCAGCAAGTCAGTATCACGTACGTGGCGGACGAGAATGGCTTCCAAGTGCAAGGATCTCACATCCCCACGGCACCACCGATACCGCCAGAGATTCAAAGGGCGCTCGAGTGGAACGCGGCTCACCCAGAAGAAGACGACGGTGGTCAACCACGACCACCTGGCCGAG GTTAA
- the LOC126868947 gene encoding endocuticle structural glycoprotein SgAbd-1-like isoform X3, which translates to MFTIKALVAVVLCTTAILALPQRPSGGADKDAVITSQQLEVNFDGTYVNNFETSNGISHQESGQPKQVDNETPVVSQGSDSYTAPDGQQVSITYVADENGFQVQGSHIPTAPPIPPEIQRALEWNAAHPEEDDGGQPRPPGRG; encoded by the exons ATGTTCACTATCAAG GCGTTAGTGGCGGTCGTACTTTGTACGACGGCGATATTAGCTCTTCCTCAACGACCTAGCGGAGGCGCTGACAAAGATGCGGTAATTACATCTCAGCAGCTCGAAGTCAACTTTGACGGCACTTACGTCAATAA CTTCGAGACAAGCAACGGAATCAGTCACCAAGAATCAGGACAACCTAAACAAGTAGACAACGAGACACCAGTTGTTTCGCAAGGCTCTGATTCTTACACGGCGCCGGATGGTCAGCAAGTCAGTATCACGTACGTGGCGGACGAGAATGGCTTCCAAGTGCAAGGATCTCACATCCCCACGGCACCACCGATACCGCCAGAGATTCAAAGGGCGCTCGAGTGGAACGCGGCTCACCCAGAAGAAGACGACGGTGGTCAACCACGACCACCTGGCCGAG GTTAA
- the LOC126868947 gene encoding endocuticle structural glycoprotein SgAbd-1-like isoform X1, with the protein MVYGFPRRYPTLPVTRDNALVAVVLCTTAILALPQRPSGGADKDAVITSQQLEVNFDGTYVNNFETSNGISHQESGQPKQVDNETPVVSQGSDSYTAPDGQQVSITYVADENGFQVQGSHIPTAPPIPPEIQRALEWNAAHPEEDDGGQPRPPGRG; encoded by the exons ATGGTCTACGGATTTCCCAGGCGCTACCCCACTTTGCCAGTCACGAGAGACAAT GCGTTAGTGGCGGTCGTACTTTGTACGACGGCGATATTAGCTCTTCCTCAACGACCTAGCGGAGGCGCTGACAAAGATGCGGTAATTACATCTCAGCAGCTCGAAGTCAACTTTGACGGCACTTACGTCAATAA CTTCGAGACAAGCAACGGAATCAGTCACCAAGAATCAGGACAACCTAAACAAGTAGACAACGAGACACCAGTTGTTTCGCAAGGCTCTGATTCTTACACGGCGCCGGATGGTCAGCAAGTCAGTATCACGTACGTGGCGGACGAGAATGGCTTCCAAGTGCAAGGATCTCACATCCCCACGGCACCACCGATACCGCCAGAGATTCAAAGGGCGCTCGAGTGGAACGCGGCTCACCCAGAAGAAGACGACGGTGGTCAACCACGACCACCTGGCCGAG GTTAA
- the LOC126868943 gene encoding dTTP/UTP pyrophosphatase, whose product MFEQVVQVLTAGRVVLASGSPRRYEIMKQLGINIEVVSSTYDENLDRSAYKNSGDYVQDLAKYKVQEVYDRLKEDVTPPSLIIGADTLVTMGDVIYGKPKNNLHAFEMLSSLANKEHIVYTGVCLKTPKKEVNFYESTKVKFGDISEEQIWAYIKSGEPLDKAGGYGVQGLGGCLIEKIDGDFYTVMGLPLYSLTKRLNEMFGNN is encoded by the exons atgtttGAACAAGTAGTGCAAGTCTTGACAGCAGGTAGAGTTGTATTAGCCAGTGGATCTCCTAGACGATATGAAATAATGAAGCAATTG GGTATAAATATAGAAGTAGTATCATCTACGTATGATGAAAATTTAGATAGATCGGCATATAAAAATTCTGGTGACTATGTACAAGACTTGGCAAAATATAAAGTGCAAGAAGTATATGATAGATTAAAGGAAGATGTAACACCACCTTCCTTAATAATTGGTGCAGATACTTTGGTTACAATGGGTGATGTCATTTATGGTAAACCAAAGAATAACTTACATGCATTTGAAATGTTATCAAG TTTAGCAAATAAGGAACACATAGTTTATACCGGAGTATGTTTAAAAACGCCAAAGAAAGAAGTCAATTTTTATGAATCtacaaaagtaaaatttgGTGACATATCGGAAGAACAGATATGGGCATATATAAAATCAGGAGAACCACT AGATAAAGCTGGAGGTTACGGCGTACAAGGTCTTGGCGGttgtttaattgaaaaaatagaCGGTGATTTTTATACAGTAATGGGCTTGCCATTGTATTCATTGACAAAACGATTAAACGAAATGTTTGGTAATAACTAA